A single genomic interval of Psychroserpens sp. NJDZ02 harbors:
- a CDS encoding type IX secretion system membrane protein PorP/SprF gives MKNYCIVILALMGLGFYSNQSYAQQDAQYTQYMYNTLSVNPAYAGSRDVLSFIGLYRTQWVGLDGAPDTFTASLHSPVGEKVGLGLNITQDDIFITSETYIDLSFSYTLDLDNDAKLALGIKAGAHLLNIDTNKLNTGAFNPGDANTEINIDNKFSPQFGLGLYYYTDKFYLGLSAPNILETEHFDENAANNDSFATAKEKVNFYVMAGKTFDINDDLKFKPSTLFKFVDGAPFQVDLSANFLIKEKLTLGLAYRWSAAMSAMAGFQISDQLMLGVAYDRETTELKQYNDGSFEIFLRFELFKRSNRMISPRFF, from the coding sequence ATGAAAAATTATTGCATAGTTATTTTAGCCTTAATGGGATTAGGATTTTATTCTAACCAAAGTTATGCGCAGCAAGATGCTCAATACACTCAGTACATGTATAACACGCTAAGTGTTAACCCCGCTTATGCAGGATCTAGAGATGTCTTAAGTTTTATTGGTTTATATAGGACGCAGTGGGTAGGCTTGGATGGTGCGCCAGATACGTTTACGGCATCATTGCATTCTCCCGTTGGAGAAAAAGTTGGATTAGGACTTAATATTACTCAGGATGATATATTTATTACAAGTGAAACTTACATAGACCTATCTTTTAGTTATACGCTTGATTTAGATAATGATGCCAAATTGGCTTTAGGAATTAAAGCGGGTGCTCACTTATTAAATATTGATACTAATAAGTTAAACACAGGTGCTTTTAATCCAGGTGATGCTAATACTGAAATTAACATTGATAACAAGTTTTCACCTCAATTTGGTTTAGGTCTTTATTATTACACCGATAAATTTTACTTAGGTTTAAGTGCTCCAAATATTCTAGAGACAGAGCATTTTGATGAAAATGCTGCAAATAATGATTCTTTTGCAACAGCTAAAGAAAAGGTTAATTTTTATGTAATGGCTGGTAAAACATTTGATATTAATGATGACCTGAAATTTAAGCCTTCAACTTTATTTAAATTCGTGGATGGCGCGCCTTTTCAAGTAGATTTATCTGCCAATTTTCTAATAAAAGAGAAACTGACTCTAGGATTAGCTTATCGATGGAGTGCAGCTATGAGTGCTATGGCTGGTTTTCAAATTTCTGATCAATTGATGTTAGGTGTTGCTTATGATAGAGAGACTACAGAATTAAAACAATATAATGATGGGTCTTTTGAAATATTTTTAAGATTTGAATTGTTTAAAAGAAGTAACCGTATGATCTCTCCAAGATTCTTCTAA
- a CDS encoding OmpA family protein: MKKIITIYISLFFLSINVLSAQDKKAVKEGNKEFENLAYIEARQSYLRASNNGVLSDNLLKNLGDSYYFNADYKNAAKWYGQLLQTSDSIPSEYIYRYALSLKSDERYLASDNMMEKFHKTKGEDYRANLFINERNYLEEIELQSGRFELINVDFNSKLSDFAPSFYQGSLIYSSNRKQRHASKRVHDWNDQPFLDLYKLNSTEVLKTSSSKFSSTINSIYHESTAVFTKDGLTMYFTRNNYTDKDYKEDEDGTNRLKLYRGTRNDTGNTDWNVKELPFNSDQYSVAHPALSPDEKTLYFASDMPGSKGLSDLYKVAIKDSVFGEIINLGDKINTEGRETFPFISEDNKLYFASDGHIGLGGLDVFVSELNDNKIGDVFNLGRPVNGPEDDFTFIIDSKGLGYFASNREGGLGFDDIYSFKMYKPLISRCQQSINGVVLNKENDQPIANAIVYLLDENNKVLDEKKSLVDGSFDFTLDCAQGYSIRSTKETYVTAEKIFNTPNKTGVIERTLFMKKQEELPAPLGTDIAPLLGINIIYFDLDKSFITKNAEVELRKVIDLMYVYPNVNIDVRSHTDSRNTDQYNMDLSDRRAKSTVDYLVTVGGISKARLTGHGYGESQLRNKCSNDVKCSESQHQLNRRSEFIIVK, translated from the coding sequence ATGAAAAAAATAATTACAATTTATATTAGCTTATTTTTTCTTTCAATAAATGTTTTATCGGCTCAAGATAAAAAAGCTGTAAAAGAAGGGAATAAAGAGTTTGAAAATTTGGCATATATAGAGGCAAGGCAATCTTATTTGAGAGCTTCTAATAATGGTGTTTTGTCAGATAATTTATTAAAAAACTTAGGGGATTCATATTACTTTAATGCGGATTATAAAAATGCAGCTAAATGGTATGGGCAACTTTTACAGACATCGGATAGCATACCATCTGAGTATATTTATCGTTATGCATTATCCTTAAAAAGTGATGAAAGATATTTGGCTTCCGATAATATGATGGAAAAATTTCACAAAACGAAAGGAGAAGACTATCGTGCTAATCTGTTTATAAATGAAAGAAATTATTTAGAGGAAATTGAACTGCAATCGGGACGTTTTGAACTTATTAATGTAGATTTTAATTCTAAATTATCGGATTTTGCACCTTCATTTTATCAAGGAAGTTTAATTTATTCTTCAAACAGAAAGCAAAGACACGCGTCTAAAAGAGTCCACGATTGGAATGATCAACCTTTTTTAGACTTGTACAAATTAAATAGTACAGAAGTATTAAAAACTAGTAGTTCTAAATTTAGTAGTACAATTAATTCTATTTATCACGAGTCTACAGCGGTTTTTACAAAAGATGGATTAACCATGTATTTTACAAGAAACAATTATACTGATAAAGATTATAAAGAAGACGAGGATGGCACAAATAGATTAAAACTATATAGGGGAACACGAAATGATACAGGTAATACAGATTGGAATGTTAAAGAATTACCATTTAATAGTGATCAGTATTCAGTGGCGCATCCTGCTTTAAGTCCCGATGAGAAAACATTGTATTTTGCAAGTGATATGCCTGGGTCAAAGGGACTATCTGATCTATATAAAGTAGCGATTAAAGATAGTGTTTTTGGCGAAATAATAAATCTTGGAGATAAGATTAATACAGAAGGAAGAGAAACGTTTCCTTTTATTAGTGAAGATAATAAATTATACTTTGCTTCGGATGGGCATATCGGTTTAGGAGGTTTAGATGTTTTTGTCTCAGAATTAAATGACAACAAAATTGGTGATGTTTTTAACTTAGGAAGACCTGTTAACGGACCAGAAGATGATTTTACGTTTATTATAGATAGTAAAGGGTTAGGTTATTTTGCGTCTAATAGAGAAGGAGGACTTGGGTTTGATGATATCTATAGCTTTAAAATGTATAAACCATTAATATCTAGATGTCAACAGTCTATAAACGGTGTGGTCTTAAATAAAGAAAACGACCAACCTATTGCAAATGCAATAGTGTATTTGTTAGATGAAAATAATAAAGTTCTAGACGAAAAAAAATCTCTTGTTGATGGTAGTTTCGACTTTACATTAGATTGTGCACAAGGGTATTCTATTAGATCTACAAAAGAAACATACGTTACAGCAGAAAAGATATTTAATACTCCTAATAAAACAGGGGTAATTGAGCGTACATTGTTTATGAAAAAACAAGAAGAACTTCCTGCGCCATTAGGCACGGATATCGCACCTTTGTTAGGAATAAATATTATTTACTTTGATTTAGATAAATCTTTTATAACTAAGAATGCTGAAGTAGAATTGCGTAAGGTTATCGATCTTATGTATGTATATCCTAATGTTAATATAGACGTAAGATCTCATACCGATAGTCGTAATACGGATCAGTACAATATGGACTTATCTGATAGAAGGGCTAAGTCTACAGTAGATTATTTAGTGACTGTTGGAGGAATTAGTAAAGCTAGGTTAACTGGGCATGGTTATGGAGAAAGTCAATTAAGAAATAAGTGTAGTAATGATGTTAAGTGTAGCGAATCTCAACATCAGTTAAATAGAAGAAGTGAATTTATTATAGTAAAATAA